The Thermobispora bispora DSM 43833 genome window below encodes:
- a CDS encoding carbohydrate ABC transporter permease, with the protein MTAEVVAGRGAAPRVRLLARHWYAWAMTAPVVIVTLVLVGYPLARGIYLSLTDATEATMGRTIGMNVIPPTYEFVGLRNYVEILTSATFLERLAWTIVWTVVCVALHVGIGLGLALLLNRPMRFRAGYRVLLVLPWAIPSFVSAFIWRYLLNGEFGVVNAMLRAAGLPGISWLDDPFWAKVSVIACNVWLGVPFMMLAMLGGLQAIPRELYEAAEVDGASPWQRFRHITLPGLSPVTRTVVLLGTIWTFNQFPVIFLLTKGGPAGATEILVTYAYREAFEGIRNYSASAAWGMVILALLIVMAATYRRALSRQGEAW; encoded by the coding sequence ATGACGGCTGAGGTCGTCGCCGGGCGAGGGGCCGCACCCCGGGTGCGGCTCCTCGCCCGGCACTGGTACGCCTGGGCGATGACCGCGCCGGTGGTCATCGTCACGCTCGTGCTCGTCGGCTACCCGCTGGCCCGTGGCATCTACCTGTCGCTCACCGACGCGACCGAGGCCACCATGGGCCGCACGATCGGGATGAACGTCATCCCCCCGACGTACGAGTTCGTCGGCCTCCGCAACTACGTGGAGATCCTCACCTCGGCCACCTTCCTGGAGCGCCTCGCCTGGACCATCGTCTGGACGGTGGTCTGCGTGGCGCTGCACGTCGGCATCGGGCTGGGCCTGGCGCTCCTGCTCAACCGGCCGATGCGGTTCCGCGCGGGCTACCGGGTGCTGCTCGTGCTGCCCTGGGCCATCCCGAGCTTCGTGTCCGCGTTCATCTGGCGGTACCTGCTCAACGGCGAGTTCGGGGTGGTCAACGCGATGCTCCGGGCCGCAGGGCTCCCGGGGATCAGCTGGCTCGACGACCCGTTCTGGGCCAAGGTCTCGGTCATCGCCTGCAACGTCTGGCTCGGCGTGCCGTTCATGATGCTCGCCATGCTGGGCGGCCTGCAGGCCATCCCGCGCGAGCTGTACGAGGCCGCGGAGGTCGACGGCGCGTCGCCGTGGCAGCGGTTCCGGCACATCACCCTGCCCGGGCTGAGCCCGGTGACGCGCACCGTGGTGCTGCTCGGCACCATCTGGACCTTCAACCAGTTCCCGGTCATCTTCCTGCTCACCAAGGGAGGACCGGCCGGAGCCACGGAGATCCTGGTGACCTACGCCTACCGTGAGGCCTTCGAGGGGATCAGGAACTACTCGGCGTCCGCCGCGTGGGGCATGGTGATCCTCGCCCTGCTCATCGTGATGGCCGCCACCTACCGCCGGGCGCTGAGCCGTCAGGGGGAGGCGTGGTGA
- a CDS encoding LCP family protein encodes MRGGGPADTSGGHPATLSHPERRPEQPATGPERPATGPGPREPRYAKPLTTAALIGWTALSAVIPGAAHLRAGHRRTGFALLAVFGAVLIAAVVYGLRFTREAGAVLRASTLNLITVGAVLCALAWFALVVVSYITLRPQGLSSRGQLASGVVAGVLSVSVMLPFAFTASTIKTLNDTLDAISVTPGDGTTPSPVKAEDPWNGRRRLNFLLLGGDAAGNRSGVRTDTMIVASVNLATGNTVLFSLPRNLQYVRFPPGSPMHKQFPNGFTAEQGLLNAVWYYADNNPQVMGGRNRGAQALKDAIGYTLGLHIDYYAMVDMYGFARLIDALGGLRIRVQEDIKWGGLYGTAGTIKAGYRRLSGEEVLWYGRSRVGSDDFARMGRQRCIIGALVQQANPATVLANFTKIATATRHMFRTDIPRDLFEHLVPLALKVKDAKITSVQFVPPLIYPGNPDWNKIRKITLQAIRESVSGGGAAQASATQRSTAQASPGTQAQAQRTPTVRAQETPTARAQRTQDTPRETPTPRDQAAQNLAEACGF; translated from the coding sequence ATGCGTGGCGGGGGCCCCGCTGACACGAGTGGCGGACACCCGGCGACGCTGTCCCACCCCGAGCGGCGGCCGGAACAGCCGGCCACCGGGCCCGAGCGGCCGGCCACCGGCCCCGGTCCCCGGGAACCCCGTTACGCCAAGCCGCTCACCACGGCCGCACTGATCGGCTGGACGGCGCTGTCCGCCGTGATCCCCGGAGCCGCCCACCTGCGGGCCGGGCACCGGCGCACCGGGTTCGCGCTGCTCGCCGTGTTCGGCGCGGTGCTGATCGCGGCGGTGGTCTACGGCCTGCGGTTCACCCGCGAGGCCGGGGCCGTCCTCCGGGCGAGCACCCTCAACCTGATCACGGTGGGCGCGGTGCTGTGCGCGCTCGCCTGGTTCGCCCTGGTCGTCGTGTCGTACATCACGCTCCGGCCGCAGGGGCTGTCGAGCCGCGGCCAGCTCGCCTCCGGCGTGGTGGCCGGCGTGCTGAGCGTGTCGGTGATGCTCCCGTTCGCCTTCACCGCGAGCACGATCAAGACCCTGAACGACACCCTGGACGCGATCTCCGTCACCCCCGGCGACGGCACCACGCCGTCTCCGGTCAAGGCGGAGGACCCGTGGAACGGGCGGCGGCGGCTCAACTTCCTCCTGCTCGGCGGCGACGCCGCCGGCAACCGGAGCGGCGTCCGCACCGACACCATGATCGTGGCGAGCGTCAACCTCGCCACCGGGAACACGGTGCTGTTCAGCCTCCCGCGCAACCTGCAGTACGTGCGCTTCCCGCCGGGCAGCCCGATGCACAAGCAGTTCCCGAACGGGTTCACCGCCGAGCAGGGCCTGCTCAACGCGGTCTGGTACTACGCGGACAACAACCCGCAGGTGATGGGCGGCCGCAACCGGGGAGCCCAGGCGCTCAAGGACGCGATCGGCTACACGCTGGGCCTGCACATCGACTACTACGCGATGGTCGACATGTACGGCTTCGCCCGCCTGATCGACGCTCTGGGCGGCCTGCGCATCCGGGTCCAGGAGGACATCAAGTGGGGCGGCCTCTACGGCACGGCCGGCACGATCAAGGCCGGCTACCGCAGGCTCAGCGGTGAGGAGGTGCTCTGGTACGGCCGGTCCCGGGTGGGCAGCGACGACTTCGCCCGGATGGGCCGGCAGCGCTGCATCATCGGCGCGCTCGTGCAGCAGGCCAACCCGGCGACGGTGCTCGCCAACTTCACCAAGATCGCCACGGCCACGCGGCACATGTTCCGCACCGACATCCCGCGCGACCTCTTCGAGCACCTCGTGCCGCTGGCGCTGAAGGTGAAGGACGCCAAGATCACGAGCGTCCAGTTCGTCCCGCCGTTGATCTACCCCGGCAACCCGGACTGGAACAAGATCCGCAAGATCACCCTGCAGGCGATCCGGGAGTCGGTCTCGGGCGGCGGCGCCGCCCAGGCGAGCGCCACGCAGCGCTCCACCGCCCAGGCGTCCCCGGGTACCCAGGCCCAGGCGCAGCGCACCCCCACCGTCCGGGCCCAGGAGACCCCCACCGCCCGGGCGCAGCGGACGCAGGACACGCCGCGGGAGACCCCGACCCCGCGCGACCAGGCGGCGCAGAACCTCGCCGAGGCCTGCGGCTTCTGA
- a CDS encoding neutral zinc metallopeptidase — MPGPYPPPYPQGGAPAGPPGQYPPPPPPGWGPHAPQPYLPHPGARQRRRSGAGSVIGGLIGLISLVFVGLAVLGSLLEEEPGSVTPISMPTETYSPTRDAYSPEPYSPTPETGSATPTSAVRSSPASTPAQRARLDRSLTNNTLYRAGALPKTNCRAGNANIYNHAQLKALILKTSRCMDRAWSTALKRVGMPWYRPGYAIVQTRGRGACGDYPARGSNVPYYCPANSTIYASTSAVAREYGPLGSWHGFIVSLMAHEYGHHVQNLSGILHERWRRHLSTSSQSQRLLLSRRLELQATCMAGMFMRSVEASYPITPARRSALLNAYNYLGDNPRGPRDHGSTRSNYAWFRQGYVRQKAYQCNTWVMPASTVS, encoded by the coding sequence ATGCCCGGGCCGTACCCCCCGCCGTACCCGCAGGGCGGTGCGCCGGCCGGCCCGCCCGGCCAGTACCCGCCGCCGCCACCGCCCGGGTGGGGACCGCACGCGCCCCAGCCGTACCTGCCGCACCCGGGAGCCCGGCAGCGCCGGCGGTCGGGCGCCGGCTCCGTGATCGGCGGCCTCATCGGGCTGATCTCCCTCGTCTTCGTCGGCCTCGCCGTGCTGGGCTCGCTCCTGGAGGAGGAGCCCGGCTCGGTGACCCCGATCAGCATGCCGACGGAGACCTACTCCCCCACCCGGGACGCCTACTCGCCGGAGCCCTACTCCCCCACGCCGGAGACCGGGTCGGCCACGCCCACGAGCGCGGTGCGCTCGAGCCCGGCCTCCACCCCGGCGCAGCGGGCGCGCCTCGACCGGTCCCTCACCAACAACACCCTCTACCGGGCCGGTGCGCTGCCGAAGACGAACTGCCGGGCGGGCAACGCGAACATCTACAACCACGCGCAGCTCAAGGCCCTGATCCTCAAGACGAGCCGGTGCATGGACCGGGCGTGGAGCACCGCGCTCAAGCGGGTGGGCATGCCGTGGTACCGGCCCGGCTACGCGATCGTGCAGACCAGGGGGCGGGGCGCCTGCGGCGACTACCCGGCGCGGGGGAGCAACGTGCCGTACTACTGCCCGGCGAACTCCACCATCTACGCCTCGACCTCGGCCGTCGCCCGGGAGTACGGCCCGCTCGGGTCGTGGCACGGGTTCATCGTCTCGTTGATGGCCCACGAGTACGGGCACCACGTCCAGAACCTGTCGGGCATCCTGCACGAGCGCTGGCGGCGGCACCTGAGCACCTCGTCGCAGAGCCAGCGGCTGCTGCTCAGCCGGCGGCTCGAGCTCCAGGCGACCTGCATGGCGGGGATGTTCATGCGCTCGGTGGAGGCCAGCTACCCGATCACCCCGGCCCGCCGCTCGGCGTTGCTGAACGCGTACAACTACCTCGGGGACAACCCGAGGGGCCCGCGGGACCACGGCAGCACCCGGAGCAACTACGCGTGGTTCCGGCAGGGGTACGTCCGGCAGAAGGCCTACCAGTGCAACACCTGGGTCATGCCAGCTTCAACGGTCTCATAA
- a CDS encoding S8 family peptidase has product MRVLIQLRPSPDVVAAVADPSAAVAPADVADGLPGVVLDDGFPPVAVPRPIPADPGGDPLSLNQPLRFSLAAEHASVLIRGEIADDEVTPRLTLLPATRRDVIAVHADPVIEAAPTCGGDGPVGDWRDVERLMCVPDLAAEGLDGTGVALAIVDTGIDTAHLSTVLDRPVTVDERRSWSPAGVTTPPGRHRRGHGTMCAFDALITAPRAPLLDYPVLLSQRQGGSAVDGLLSDAIAAYARLRQVLEEQPPESRALVVSNSWGSFSPRWDFPPGHPGNYSDNPAHPFNLILASLAEAGADILFAAGNCGRECPDARCAFPDRPITGANSHPRALSIAGVDTTGKRVGYSSQGPGRLAERKPDLCAYTHFAGSRAFGDSEPDSGTSAACPVAAGLVAAIRTRWPSTVLSPAQLRTLLRRTADDRSTVGYDHDYGYGIVDPAGVIAALRRRAARAA; this is encoded by the coding sequence GTGCGCGTGCTCATCCAGCTTCGCCCGTCCCCGGACGTGGTGGCCGCGGTCGCCGACCCGTCGGCCGCGGTCGCCCCGGCCGATGTGGCGGACGGGCTGCCCGGGGTCGTCCTCGACGACGGGTTCCCGCCCGTGGCGGTGCCCCGCCCCATCCCCGCGGACCCCGGAGGCGACCCGCTCTCCCTCAACCAGCCGCTGCGCTTCTCGCTCGCCGCCGAGCACGCGTCCGTGCTCATCCGCGGCGAGATCGCCGACGACGAGGTCACCCCGCGCCTCACCCTGCTGCCCGCGACCCGGCGCGACGTGATCGCGGTCCACGCCGACCCGGTGATCGAGGCGGCCCCCACCTGCGGCGGTGACGGCCCGGTCGGCGACTGGCGCGACGTGGAGCGGCTGATGTGCGTGCCCGACCTCGCCGCCGAAGGGCTCGACGGCACCGGCGTCGCCCTGGCGATCGTGGACACGGGCATCGACACCGCCCACCTGAGCACCGTGCTCGACCGGCCGGTCACGGTCGACGAGCGGAGGAGCTGGAGCCCGGCCGGGGTGACCACCCCGCCGGGCCGGCACCGGCGCGGCCACGGCACCATGTGCGCCTTCGACGCGCTCATCACCGCTCCGCGGGCGCCCCTGCTCGACTACCCGGTCCTGCTGTCGCAGCGCCAGGGCGGCTCGGCCGTGGACGGGCTGCTCTCCGACGCGATCGCGGCGTACGCCCGGCTGCGGCAGGTGCTCGAAGAGCAGCCGCCCGAGTCGCGGGCGCTGGTGGTCAGCAACAGCTGGGGGTCGTTCTCCCCGCGGTGGGACTTCCCGCCCGGCCACCCGGGCAACTACTCGGACAATCCCGCCCACCCCTTCAACCTGATCCTCGCCAGCCTCGCCGAGGCCGGGGCCGACATCCTCTTCGCCGCCGGGAACTGCGGGCGGGAGTGCCCGGACGCCCGGTGCGCCTTCCCGGACCGGCCCATCACCGGGGCGAACTCCCACCCGCGGGCGCTCTCCATCGCCGGGGTCGACACCACCGGCAAGCGGGTCGGCTACTCCTCGCAGGGGCCGGGCCGGCTCGCCGAGCGGAAGCCGGACCTGTGCGCGTACACGCACTTCGCGGGCTCCCGCGCCTTCGGCGACTCCGAGCCCGACTCGGGCACGTCGGCCGCATGCCCGGTGGCGGCCGGGCTGGTCGCGGCGATCCGCACCCGGTGGCCGAGCACCGTGCTCTCCCCCGCCCAGCTCCGGACCCTGCTCCGCCGTACCGCGGATGACCGGAGCACCGTCGGGTACGACCACGACTACGGATACGGCATCGTGGACCCGGCCGGCGTGATCGCCGCCCTCCGCCGGCGGGCGGCGCGGGCGGCCTGA
- a CDS encoding LacI family DNA-binding transcriptional regulator — translation MSTIRLADIAAQAGVSEATVSRVLNGRPGVSPATRQAVLAALDVMGYERPQRLRQHSNGLIGLVIPELSNPIFPAFAQAVERALTQRGYTPVLCTQEPGGATEDEFTEMLLDRGVSGIVFVSGRHADTTARMDRYLRLIDRGVPIVLVDGYNAAVPAPFISPDDRLAARLAVQHLVDLGHERIGLAVGQRRFVPVIRKIEGFRQTMAELLGVTDADELIQDSLFTVEGGQAAASVLIDRGCTGIVCASDLMALGAIRAVRERGLSVPGDVSVVGFDDSPLMAFTDPPLTTVRKPIGAMAAAAVETLLEEIAGTPARHVELVYRPELVVRGSTGSGPLVNRAHG, via the coding sequence ATGAGCACCATCCGGCTTGCCGATATCGCCGCTCAGGCAGGGGTCAGCGAAGCCACCGTGAGCCGCGTGCTGAACGGCAGGCCGGGTGTCTCCCCGGCCACCCGCCAGGCGGTGCTGGCCGCGCTCGACGTGATGGGGTATGAGCGCCCCCAGCGGCTCCGGCAGCACAGTAACGGCCTGATCGGCCTGGTCATCCCCGAGCTGAGCAACCCGATCTTCCCGGCGTTCGCCCAGGCCGTGGAGCGGGCGCTCACCCAGCGCGGCTACACCCCGGTCCTGTGCACCCAGGAGCCCGGGGGCGCGACCGAGGACGAGTTCACCGAGATGCTCCTCGACCGGGGCGTGTCGGGGATCGTCTTCGTCTCCGGACGGCACGCCGACACCACGGCCCGGATGGACCGCTACCTCCGGCTGATCGACCGGGGCGTCCCGATCGTGCTCGTGGACGGGTACAACGCGGCGGTGCCGGCGCCGTTCATCTCCCCGGACGACCGGCTCGCCGCCCGGCTCGCCGTCCAGCACCTGGTGGACCTGGGGCACGAGCGCATCGGCCTGGCGGTGGGGCAGCGGCGGTTCGTGCCGGTCATCCGCAAGATCGAGGGCTTCCGGCAGACCATGGCCGAGCTGCTCGGCGTGACCGACGCCGACGAGCTGATCCAGGACTCGCTCTTCACCGTCGAGGGCGGCCAGGCCGCCGCCTCGGTGCTCATCGACCGCGGCTGCACCGGAATCGTCTGCGCGAGCGACCTCATGGCGCTCGGGGCGATCCGCGCCGTGCGGGAGCGCGGGCTGTCGGTTCCGGGGGACGTGTCGGTCGTCGGGTTCGACGACTCCCCGCTCATGGCGTTCACCGATCCGCCGCTCACCACCGTGCGCAAGCCGATCGGGGCGATGGCGGCAGCCGCGGTGGAGACCCTGCTCGAGGAGATCGCCGGGACCCCCGCCCGGCACGTGGAGCTGGTCTACCGGCCCGAGCTGGTGGTGCGCGGCTCCACCGGCTCGGGGCCGCTGGTGAACCGCGCCCACGGCTGA
- a CDS encoding ion transporter, producing MRERVCRVVESHRFQQFIIAVILVNAAVLGAETSPYVVVRYGEVLSAIDHVALGVFIAELAAKLYAYRLRFFCDPWNIFDTVIIGLSVPFAGGGISVVRALRVLRTLRLISVIPSLRRVVTALLNAIPGMTSIILLLGLVLYVAAVIGAKLYGATAPELFGDLPTSLFTLFQIMTGDAWSDVAREVMEEHPSAWVFFIGFVLICTFVVLNLFIAVVVSAMEEEMARESAIYAEVTALRAELRELREELREPGRFMDAGPPAAVPPRPRSLPARMRRSVRLLLGTSASPAREVRSRGGRWGPRPHGAIGPPTPRRDQSSRPYGAIEGSE from the coding sequence GTGCGAGAGCGCGTCTGCCGTGTTGTCGAGTCGCACCGGTTCCAGCAGTTCATCATCGCGGTCATCCTGGTGAACGCCGCGGTGCTCGGTGCCGAGACCTCGCCGTACGTGGTGGTCCGCTATGGCGAGGTCCTCTCCGCGATCGATCACGTCGCGCTGGGCGTCTTCATCGCCGAGCTCGCCGCAAAGCTCTACGCGTACCGGCTGCGCTTCTTCTGCGATCCGTGGAACATCTTCGACACGGTGATCATCGGGCTGTCGGTGCCGTTCGCCGGAGGCGGCATCTCCGTGGTCCGCGCGCTGCGCGTGCTGCGCACCCTACGGCTGATCTCGGTCATCCCCTCGCTGCGCCGGGTGGTCACCGCGCTGCTCAACGCCATCCCAGGCATGACGTCGATCATCCTGCTGCTCGGCCTGGTGCTGTACGTCGCGGCGGTGATCGGCGCCAAGCTGTACGGCGCCACCGCACCCGAGCTCTTCGGCGACCTTCCCACGTCGCTGTTCACCCTGTTCCAGATCATGACCGGGGACGCCTGGTCCGACGTGGCCAGGGAGGTCATGGAGGAGCACCCCTCGGCCTGGGTGTTCTTCATCGGCTTCGTGCTGATCTGCACGTTCGTGGTGCTGAACCTCTTCATCGCGGTGGTGGTGAGCGCGATGGAGGAGGAGATGGCGCGGGAGAGCGCGATCTACGCCGAGGTCACCGCCCTGCGCGCCGAGCTGAGGGAGCTCCGCGAGGAGCTCCGCGAGCCGGGTCGGTTCATGGACGCCGGGCCGCCCGCCGCCGTGCCGCCCCGGCCGCGTTCCCTCCCTGCCCGCATGAGGCGATCGGTCCGCCTGCTCCTCGGCACGAGCGCGTCTCCCGCTCGTGAGGTGCGATCGAGGGGCGGGCGCTGGGGACCCCGTCCGCACGGGGCGATCGGTCCGCCCACCCCTAGGCGCGATCAGTCCTCCCGCCCGTACGGTGCGATCGAGGGGTCGGAGTAG
- a CDS encoding sugar ABC transporter permease, producing MRGTRRSPLKSIALHLTLCAASLIAVFPVAWLVLTSFKPRAVIESASLRPFEQATLDNYAQVLGNTKFLTWTVNSLLVAAATAVIGVLLSASTGYAVSRFRFPGHRSIMWMLLITQMFPVAILIVPIYNLMAGLGLINRFPSLIIAYLTSTVPFCAWMMKGYFDTVPVSIDEAGRVDGLTPFGTFWRLILPLAKPGLAVAAFYAFLTAWAEVAYATAFMTGDDKYTLAVGLGQFVGQHKAEWGLLTASAVLIAVPAAVVFLLIQRHLVTGLTAGATKA from the coding sequence GTGAGAGGGACGCGGCGGAGCCCGCTCAAGTCGATCGCCCTGCACCTGACGCTGTGCGCGGCGAGCCTCATCGCGGTCTTCCCCGTGGCGTGGCTCGTGCTCACGTCGTTCAAGCCGCGGGCCGTCATCGAGTCGGCCTCGCTCCGGCCGTTCGAGCAGGCCACGCTCGACAACTACGCGCAGGTGCTCGGGAACACCAAGTTCCTCACCTGGACCGTCAACTCGCTCCTGGTCGCCGCGGCCACCGCGGTGATCGGGGTGCTGCTCTCGGCGTCCACCGGATACGCGGTGAGCCGCTTCCGGTTCCCCGGCCATCGGTCGATCATGTGGATGCTGCTGATCACGCAGATGTTCCCCGTCGCCATCCTGATCGTGCCGATCTACAACCTCATGGCCGGGCTGGGGCTGATCAACCGGTTCCCGTCGCTGATCATCGCCTACCTCACGTCCACCGTGCCGTTCTGCGCGTGGATGATGAAGGGCTACTTCGACACCGTGCCGGTGTCGATCGACGAGGCGGGCCGGGTGGACGGGCTCACCCCGTTCGGCACGTTCTGGCGGCTGATCCTGCCGCTCGCCAAGCCCGGGCTCGCGGTCGCGGCCTTCTACGCCTTCCTCACCGCCTGGGCGGAGGTCGCGTACGCCACGGCCTTCATGACCGGCGACGACAAGTACACCCTCGCCGTCGGTCTCGGCCAGTTCGTCGGCCAGCACAAGGCGGAGTGGGGCCTGCTGACGGCCTCGGCGGTCCTCATCGCCGTCCCGGCGGCCGTCGTCTTCCTGCTCATCCAGCGCCACCTGGTGACCGGCCTCACCGCCGGAGCCACCAAGGCATGA
- a CDS encoding extracellular solute-binding protein, which yields MRRVISAAAIAAALALAATACGGTAGTDPATAPSKAPGEVSGEITWWDTSDATTEAPVFQELVKEFEAKYPKIKVNYVNVPFADARDKFKTAAQSGAGAPDVLRTDVGWVAEFASLGYLAPLDGTPAIADPQDFLPTPAASGRYNGKTYAVPQVTDTLGLLYNKELLKKAGHDAPPATMAELKQVALDVKEKTGADGLALNIDSYFLLPFIYGEGGDLVDAAGKKITIAAPQAVQGVKIVEDLIKSGAAAKPVLQDSYTTVATAFKEGKVAMIFNGPWSNADNLSGKVFKDNPDNLGIAPVPSGSVRSGAPVGGHDYAVYAGSKNLDAAYLFIRFMASKESQAKIAGRLGLLPTRASAYDLPEAKANPQVVQWQKPIESAVERPWIPEAASLFQPLLEGYQKLAGGQATAEQMLEEVAAEYQGILKGLEPVRDDG from the coding sequence ATGCGGCGAGTCATCTCCGCCGCGGCGATCGCCGCGGCCCTCGCACTGGCGGCCACCGCCTGCGGCGGCACCGCCGGTACCGATCCGGCCACTGCACCGAGCAAGGCGCCCGGTGAGGTCTCGGGCGAGATCACCTGGTGGGACACCTCCGACGCCACCACGGAGGCCCCGGTCTTCCAGGAGCTGGTCAAGGAGTTCGAGGCGAAGTACCCGAAGATCAAGGTCAACTACGTCAACGTGCCCTTCGCCGACGCGCGGGACAAGTTCAAGACCGCCGCGCAGTCCGGCGCCGGCGCGCCCGACGTGCTGCGCACGGACGTCGGCTGGGTGGCGGAGTTCGCCTCGCTCGGCTACCTCGCCCCGCTCGACGGCACCCCCGCCATCGCCGATCCGCAGGACTTCCTGCCGACCCCGGCGGCGAGCGGCCGGTACAACGGCAAGACCTACGCCGTCCCCCAGGTCACCGACACGCTCGGCCTGCTCTACAACAAGGAGCTGCTCAAGAAGGCGGGCCACGACGCGCCCCCGGCCACCATGGCCGAGCTGAAGCAGGTCGCGCTCGACGTCAAGGAGAAGACCGGGGCCGACGGCCTCGCGCTCAACATCGACTCCTACTTCCTCCTGCCGTTCATCTACGGCGAGGGCGGCGACCTCGTCGACGCGGCCGGCAAGAAGATCACCATCGCCGCGCCGCAGGCCGTCCAGGGCGTCAAGATCGTGGAGGATCTGATCAAGTCGGGCGCGGCCGCGAAGCCCGTGCTCCAGGACAGCTACACCACGGTCGCCACGGCCTTCAAGGAGGGCAAGGTCGCGATGATCTTCAACGGGCCGTGGTCGAACGCCGACAACCTCAGCGGCAAGGTGTTCAAGGACAACCCGGACAACCTCGGCATCGCCCCGGTCCCGTCCGGCTCGGTCCGCTCCGGCGCCCCCGTGGGCGGCCACGACTACGCCGTGTACGCGGGCTCGAAGAACCTCGACGCCGCCTACCTGTTCATCCGGTTCATGGCGAGCAAGGAGAGCCAGGCGAAGATCGCCGGCAGGCTCGGCCTGCTCCCCACCCGCGCCTCCGCGTACGACCTGCCGGAGGCGAAGGCCAACCCGCAGGTCGTCCAGTGGCAGAAGCCGATCGAGTCGGCGGTCGAGCGCCCGTGGATCCCCGAGGCGGCCTCGCTCTTCCAGCCGCTCCTCGAGGGGTACCAGAAGCTCGCCGGCGGCCAGGCGACCGCCGAGCAGATGCTCGAGGAGGTCGCCGCGGAGTACCAGGGGATCCTCAAGGGGCTGGAGCCGGTGAGGGATGACGGCTGA
- a CDS encoding glycoside hydrolase family 13 protein, which yields MTEPAARPQPTATRWWRDAVIYQVYVRSFADGNGDGIGDLLGVRSRLRYLAELGVDAIWLTPFYPSPMADFGYDVMDYRDVDPIFGTLADVKALIAEAHQRGLRVIVDVVPNHTSDRHPWFVAALQAGPGSPERERYIFRDGRGESGELPPNDWESVFGGPAWTRVADGQWYLHLFAPEQPDLNWEHPEVRAEFEDVLRFWLDLGVDGFRIDVAHGMVKAPGLPDVGFPGHVEMIGSKPVPFFDQDGVHEIHRSWRRILDSYDGERIGVAEAWAPSPERLANYIRPDELHQAFNFHFLSAPWDADTFRWVIDESIRTASMVGAPTTWVLSNHDVKRHVTRYGGGEVGLRRARAAALLVLALPGSAYIYQGEELGLPEVLDLPEEVQRDPQRLRGPGAGRDGCRVPIPWTATDEPPYGFTPPGVYESWLPMPRDWRDLSVEAQLKDEGSTLNLYRAAIRIRREHPDLGDGTLTWLDAPAGTLAFRRGRSLTCLVNMTPEWIEIGHRPGTLLLASQRPEDAGGAVRLAPDSATWWSASDA from the coding sequence ATGACCGAACCCGCCGCCCGGCCGCAGCCGACCGCCACCCGATGGTGGCGGGACGCGGTGATCTATCAGGTGTACGTGCGCAGCTTCGCCGACGGCAACGGCGACGGCATCGGCGACCTGCTCGGCGTGCGCAGCCGGCTGCGCTACCTCGCCGAGCTCGGCGTCGACGCCATCTGGCTCACGCCGTTCTACCCGTCGCCGATGGCCGACTTCGGGTACGACGTGATGGACTACCGCGACGTCGACCCGATCTTCGGCACGCTCGCCGACGTCAAGGCGCTCATCGCCGAGGCCCACCAGCGCGGGCTGCGCGTCATCGTCGACGTGGTCCCCAACCACACCTCGGACCGCCACCCCTGGTTCGTCGCCGCGCTGCAGGCCGGCCCCGGCAGCCCGGAGCGGGAGCGGTACATCTTCCGGGACGGCAGGGGCGAGTCGGGGGAGCTCCCCCCGAACGACTGGGAGTCCGTCTTCGGCGGGCCCGCCTGGACGCGGGTCGCGGACGGGCAGTGGTACCTGCACCTGTTCGCCCCCGAGCAGCCCGACCTCAACTGGGAGCACCCCGAGGTGCGCGCCGAGTTCGAGGACGTGCTGCGGTTCTGGCTCGACCTGGGGGTGGACGGGTTCCGCATCGACGTGGCCCACGGCATGGTGAAGGCGCCCGGCCTGCCGGACGTGGGCTTCCCCGGCCACGTGGAGATGATCGGCTCCAAGCCGGTGCCGTTCTTCGACCAGGACGGGGTGCACGAGATCCACCGCTCCTGGCGGCGGATCCTCGACTCCTACGACGGGGAGCGGATCGGGGTGGCCGAGGCGTGGGCGCCCTCGCCCGAGCGGCTCGCCAACTACATCCGCCCGGACGAGCTCCACCAGGCGTTCAACTTCCACTTCCTCAGCGCCCCGTGGGACGCGGACACGTTCCGCTGGGTCATCGACGAGTCGATCCGCACGGCCTCGATGGTGGGCGCTCCCACGACCTGGGTGCTCTCCAACCACGACGTCAAGCGGCACGTGACCCGGTACGGCGGGGGCGAGGTCGGGCTGCGCCGGGCCCGCGCGGCCGCGCTGCTCGTGCTCGCCCTGCCCGGCTCCGCCTACATCTACCAGGGCGAGGAGCTGGGGCTGCCCGAGGTGCTCGACCTGCCGGAGGAGGTCCAGCGCGACCCGCAGCGGCTCCGCGGCCCCGGCGCCGGCCGGGACGGCTGCCGGGTCCCGATCCCGTGGACCGCCACGGATGAGCCGCCGTACGGCTTCACGCCGCCCGGGGTGTACGAGAGCTGGCTGCCGATGCCGCGCGACTGGCGGGACCTCAGCGTGGAGGCCCAGCTCAAGGACGAGGGCTCCACGCTCAACCTCTACCGGGCCGCGATCAGGATCCGGCGGGAGCACCCCGACCTCGGCGACGGCACGCTCACCTGGCTGGACGCCCCGGCCGGCACCTTGGCGTTCCGGCGCGGCCGCTCGCTGACCTGCCTGGTGAACATGACGCCGGAGTGGATCGAGATCGGCCACCGGCCCGGTACGCTGCTCCTCGCGAGCCAGCGGCCCGAGGACGCCGGCGGCGCCGTGCGTCTCGCGCCCGACTCGGCCACCTGGTGGTCCGCGTCCGACGCCTAG